Proteins from a genomic interval of Ficedula albicollis isolate OC2 chromosome 9, FicAlb1.5, whole genome shotgun sequence:
- the LOC101822195 gene encoding uncharacterized protein LOC101822195 yields the protein MESLDTEVRARKTLGTVEYVESSGFAQGVLPTKKDVVQNMLYLLQPKRAGQAQRSKEDAAQLLAEHLQEHWLVCNLHTIATQNIKKLILKMYEEFTRLYQTRKQRQNQAFSERADRFNESSEKLFDVFCTDTQMRDKLEEYSGIKMTSIEWKFLEDQRNERKMYYEDFTEKQELKMMERRQKIQCLEHFRKLAREEKESSKAKEMKYKGEEQSDEGTSVDELYPAEEENGGAPAFSLRGRRKRRCTAAATGTDLPLEGEHIRMSIRRVRPGFYETVEKAKNC from the coding sequence ATGGAATCACTGGACACTGAGGTGAGGGCACGGAAGACCCTGGGGACTGTGGAATACGTGGAGTCGTCGGGCTTCGCGCAGGGGGTGCTGCCCACCAAGAAGGATGTGGTGCAGAACATGCTGTACCTGCTGCAGCCCAAGAGGGCCGGCCAGGCCCAGCGCTCCAAGGAGGACGCAGCCCAGTTGCTCGCAGAGCACCTGCAGGAACACTGGCTGGTCTGCAACCTGCACACCATCGCCACGCAGAACATAAAGAAACTCATCCTCAAAATGTATGAGGAGTTCACCCGATTGTACCAGACCAGGAAGCAGAGACAGAACCAGGCTTTTTCCGAGCGAGCAGACAGATTCAACGAGAGTTCAGAGAAGCTCTTTGACGTGTTTTGTACAGACACACAGATGAGGGATAAACTGGAGGAGTACAGTGGGATAAAAATGACCAGCATCGAGTGGAAGTTTCTGGAAGATCAGAGGAACGAGAGAAAAATGTACTATGAAGATTTCACAGAGAAGCAGGAGCTAAAGATGATGGAAAGAAGGCAGAAGATACAGTGTCTGGAGCACTTCAGGAAGCTTgccagggaagagaaggagagcaGCAAGGCAAAGGAGATGAAGTACAAGGGCGAGGAGCAGTCAGATGAGGGCACAAGTGTGGACGAGCTGTACCCTGCGGAGGAGGAGAACGGCGGCGCCCCGGCCTTCTCGCTGCGGGGCCGGCGGAAGCGCCGCTGCACTGCGGCCGCCACCGGCACTGACCTGCCCCTGGAGGGCGAGCACATACGGATGAGCATCCGCAGGGTCAGGCCTGGCTTCTACGAGACTGTAGAAAAGGCGAAAAACTGCTAG
- the LOC101813297 gene encoding autoimmune regulator-like, whose translation MAGPGSDGDLRRLLKLHRTEIAMAVDDVFPLLHGLADHDVVPEHIFKETLGRTEREGSHRAFHALLTWLLGRDTAALRDFWVVLFKDYNLERYSRLRPLRAAFPREVELGRQRRGRRLSPSPTAPAPHRPQGKRKAPEDRDKARAAQPAPRHSTSPGPLVKAKTVKKPEGTETPRTSRASGSSKTGSRAGDEPYNSAACEEPEARSRSHSLKLPCQGCEGEFFLHGIIAMAWGLSPSASSASPNLFLSHQQNRETQLHTQGQMPAATVYSQDPVPHQENEDECAACGDGGELICCDGCPRAFHLACLVPPLPHVPSGTWRCGSCVGNVTEPGQLLEAVLPVEKPPEILGEAARDTQAGGVEGSICSRCCTRIPTPRHCPAPSGDPRGLLLCMSCTGTPDTGGLGTPAAAGDQLLPAAKVSTSSARNREGEEEGEQAQGREGDGRTYLHAQAEDGALGSDPMLSRDELDALLGEVRLCVTPRDRFQAKKALGSEPMLNRDELDALLGEGKKAYSTRYSQAVSHPSTNRARPCLASEIRRDRAFSGWYGRRHPLTRLRRSPAQTTTFPPCSTASHTHARTHTHIHTTQTLPLPRPTSPSISRLDTKKRTLCTAAQAQQETSGLSKAAQAKRETSSPSNIKSLQHPVFPGGLPSKY comes from the exons ATGGCGGGGCCGGGCAGCGACGGGGACCTGCGGCGCCTGCTGAAGCTGCACCGCACCGAGATCGCCATGGCAGTGGACGACGTCTTCCCACTGCTGCATGGGCTGGCTGACCACGATGTCGTCCCTGAGCACATCTTCAAG GAGACGCTGGGCCGGACGGAGCGGGAGGGCTCCCACCGCGCCTTCCACGCGctgctcacctggctgctggGCCGCGACACCGCCGCCCTCCGCGACTTCTGGGTCGTCCTCTTCAAGGACTACAACCTGGAGCGGTACTCCCGGCTCCGGCCTCTCCGCGCCGCCTTTCCCAGAG AGGTGGAGCTGGGGCGGCAGCGTCGTGGAAGGCGTCTCTCCCCGAGCCCCACAGCACCGGCCCCACACAGACCCCAAGGCAAGAGGAAAGCCCCTGAGGACCGGGACAAGGCCCGGGCGGCACAGCCCGCTCCACGGCACAGCACCAGTCCTG GGCCCCTGGTGAAGGCAAAGACTGTGAAGAAGCCGGAGGGCACAGAAACCCCCCGCACCTCTCGTGCCAGCG GCAGCTCCaagacaggcagcagagctggggacgAGCCATATAACTCAGCTGCCTGCGAGGAGCCAGAGGCCAGGAGCAGAAGCCACAGCCTGAAGCTCCC CTGCCAAGGCTGTGAGGGGGAATTTTTCCTGCATGGCATCATAGCCATGGCCTGGGGGTTGTCCCCCAGTGCAAGCAGTGCCTCTCCAAACCTCTTCTTGTCTCACCAACAGAACAGGGAAACCCAATTGCACACCCAGGGCCAGATGCCAGCAGCCACTGTGTACAGCCAGGACCCTGTGCCCCACCAG GAGAACGAGGATGAGTGTGCAGCATGCGGTGATGGTGGTGAGCTCATCTGCTGTGATGGCTGCCCCAGGGCCTTTCACCTTGCCTGCCTGGTGCCCCCACTGCCCCACGTCCCCAG CGGGACGTGGCGATGTGGCTCCTGTGTGGGGAACGTGACTGAACCAGgccagctgctggaggcagtCTTGCCTGTGGAGAAACCCCCTGAGATCCTGGGGGAGGCAGCACGAGACACCCAGGCGGGTGGAGTTGAGGGGAGCATCTGCAGCCGCTGCTGCACCCGGATCCCCACTCCCCGACACTGTCCTGCTCCCAGTGGGGACCCCAG ggggctgctgctgtgcatgtCCTGCACAGGCACCCCGGACACAGGCGGCCTGGgcacccctgcagcagctggagaccAACTGCTTCCGGCAGCCAAGGTCAGCACAAGCAGTGCCAGGaacagggagggagaggaaga AGGTGAGCAGGCtcagggcagagagggagatgGCAGGACATATCTCCATGCACAGGCAGAGGACGGAGCCCTTGGCAGTGACCCTATGCTGAGCCGGGACGAGCTTGATGCACTGCTAGGTGAGGTAAGACTCTGTGTGACACCAAGAGACAGATTCCAGGCAAAGAAAGCCCTTGGCAGTGAGCCTATGCTGAACCGGGACGAGCTTGATGCGCTGCTAGGTGAG gggaaaaaagcctaCAGCACCCGGTATTCCCAGGCGGTCTCCCATCCAAGTACTAACCGGGCCCGACCCTGCTTAGCTTCCGAGATCAGACGAGATCGGGCGTTCTCAGGGTGGTATGGCCGTAGGCACCCCTTGACCCGTCTGCGACGCTCACCAGCACAAACCAccaccttccctccctgctccacagcctcACACACGcacgcacgcacacacacacatatacacacgACACAGACACTCCCGTTGCCAAGACCAACATCACCTTCTATATCCCGACTCGACACTAAAAAACGCACACTCTGCACGGCCGCCCAAGCACAGCAAGAGACCTCCGGCCTCAGCAAGGCTGCCCAAGCAAAACGAGAGACCTCCAGCCCCAGCAACATAAAAAGCCTACAGCACCCGGTATTCCCAGGCGGTCTCCCATCCAAGTACTAA